CATCCCTGACTCGTCGTTCCTGGCCCAGCTGAAAAACCTCTCCTCGCTCGAGTTATCAGACATCAACGCCCAATCTGAGCCGTTTGACCTAGCTCCTTTGGCAGGGCTCGACAAACTCTCCAGCATTTCCCTCAGCTCACTTAAGGTAAAAAACGCTGACGTTCTGCTCAAGCTGCCCGCCCTGAGCGTCCTTTTCCGCAGTGAGGCCGACGGGGTCAGCGATGATCTTGTAAACCAACTGAAAGAAAAAGGCGTCGAAAGCTTTTAAACAAATTAGATTCCGACTACCCTTTTCGTCTGTAGCAGCCATAATTAGCCCGCTGAAAAGCTTCTACGGCGGCCGTTCGGCCCTGTTTGAGGATCCCAGCGGCTGCGCCACAGTGAAAGCGCGCGAGTTAAGCCCGAAAGACTTTTGTCTTTCGGGCTTTTTGTGCGCCGGTTCATTCCGCCGGAGAGAGTGGTATATTTTAATTGCGGCATGTTGGTTTTATCAGATGCCGTCACGCCTAATGCCATGGAAAGGCCGAAAGGAGCAGATACCGTGACCGAATTATTTGACCGTTTTTTTGCCCTGATGGAAACTCGGAGATCTCTTCGTGACTACTCTGGTCCGGCCGTGACAGAACAGGAAAAGGACGCCATTTTGCAGGCGGGACATTTAGCGCCGACTGCCGGCAACATGAGCCTGTACTCGGTCATCCAAATAGAAAATCAGGAGATAAAAAAAGAAATCGCCCAGCTGAACGAACAGCCATTCATCGCCTCCTCGTCGTTCGTCGTCCTGTACTTGGCTGACTGGCAGCGCTGGTATGACTTTTACGTTCACTCTCAAGCCGAGGGCATGTGCCGGGCCCACAATATCCCATGGCGGGTCCCGCAGGAGTCCGAACTGCTTCTAGCCGCCAGCGACGCGCTCATCGCGGCCCAAACCGCCGTCATTGCCGCCGAAAGTATGGGAATCGGCTCATGCTACTTTGGCACCGCCATCGAAGGCTGGGAACGGACCAGAGACCTGCTTCAGCTGCCGCCGTTGGCCTTCCCAGTCGTCCTGACGGCGTTCGGACACTGGCCGTCAAGCGCCCGTCCAGCTGCCCGACAGCGCCTGCCCCTTTCAATGGTTCGCCACGTAGACTCGTACCGCCGAATCTCCCCT
This is a stretch of genomic DNA from Jonquetella anthropi DSM 22815. It encodes these proteins:
- a CDS encoding nitroreductase family protein; this encodes MTELFDRFFALMETRRSLRDYSGPAVTEQEKDAILQAGHLAPTAGNMSLYSVIQIENQEIKKEIAQLNEQPFIASSSFVVLYLADWQRWYDFYVHSQAEGMCRAHNIPWRVPQESELLLAASDALIAAQTAVIAAESMGIGSCYFGTAIEGWERTRDLLQLPPLAFPVVLTAFGHWPSSARPAARQRLPLSMVRHVDSYRRISPEELELMENSGRRWSITAIGEPAKNVGQKMYLRKTGAAFAVESARATKEAIAAWLSGTSK